A region from the Lutra lutra chromosome 1, mLutLut1.2, whole genome shotgun sequence genome encodes:
- the LOC125097706 gene encoding protein FAM3D-like, with protein MGRHVSVSAGPLPCHLPSSLPRCDHQGWSVLSIEVVRTKCGLSKPYPDNFFAFKISSGAANVVGPTMCFENLVIMSPVKNNVGRGLNFALLNRTTGVVLTQKCFDMYSGDVMLLVKFLKEIPEGTLVLVASYDDPGTKMNDETRKLLTNLGSSYAKQLGFRDSWVFLGAKDLRDKSPFEQFLKNNPDTNKYEGWPELLELEGCVPQKVS; from the exons ATGGGTAGACATGTTAGTGTCTCAGCAGGGCCGCTCCCCTGCCACCTCCCGAGCTCCTTGCCACGCTGCGACCACCAAGGTTGGTCTGTTCTCTCCATAGAGGTCGTGAGGACCAAGTGTGGTCTCAGCAAGCCCTACCCGGACAACTTCTTTGCCTTTAAAATCAGCAGTGGAGCCGCTAATGTCGTGGGTCCCACCATGTGCTTTGAAAACCTTGTGATCATGAGTCCTGTGAAAAACAACGTGGGCAGAGGCCTGAACTTTGCCCTGCTGAACAGAACCACAGGAGTGGTGCTGACACAGAAATGTTTCGACATGTACTCTGGAGATGTTATGCTCCTGGTAAAGTTCCTTAAAGAA atcccagaGGGCACACTGGTGCTAGTGGCCTCCTATGATGACCCAGGAACCAAAATGAATGATGAGACCAGGAAGCTCCTCACCAACTTGGGCAGTTCCTATGCAAAGCAGCTGGGATTCAGAGATAGCTGGGTCTTCTTAGGGGCCAAAGACCTCAGGGATAAAAGCCCTTTTGAGCAGTTCTTAAAGAACAACCCAGACACAAACAAATACGAGGGCTGGCCGGAGCTGCTGGAGCTGGAGGGCTGTGTTCCCCAGAAGGTATCTTAG